In Streptococcus sp. SN-1, a single genomic region encodes these proteins:
- the rlmN gene encoding 23S rRNA (adenine(2503)-C(2))-methyltransferase RlmN yields the protein MKPSIYSLTRQTMQEWVLEQGEKKFRADQIWEWLYRKRVQSFEEMTNLSKDLIAKLNDQFVVNPLKQRIVQESADGTVKYLFELPDGMLIETVLMRQHYGLSVCVTTQVGCNIGCTFCASGLIKKQRDLNNGEIVAQIMLVQKYFDERGQDERVSHIVVMGIGEPFDNYNNVLNFVRTINDDKGMAIGARHITVSTSGLAHKIRDFANEGVQVNLAVSLHAPNNELRSSIMKINRAFPIEKLFAAIEYYIETTNRRVTFEYIMLNEVNDGVEQALELAELLKNIKKLSYVNLIPYNPVSEHDQYSRSPKERVLAFYDTLKKKGVNCVVRQEHGTDIDAACGQLRSNTMKRDRQKAVAAVNP from the coding sequence ATGAAACCGTCAATTTATAGTTTAACACGTCAAACCATGCAGGAATGGGTTTTGGAGCAGGGAGAAAAGAAATTCCGTGCAGATCAAATCTGGGAATGGCTTTACCGTAAACGTGTCCAGTCATTTGAAGAGATGACCAACCTTTCCAAGGATTTGATTGCTAAGCTTAATGACCAGTTTGTGGTCAATCCCTTGAAACAACGTATCGTTCAAGAGTCTGCTGATGGGACAGTTAAATATCTTTTTGAATTGCCAGATGGTATGTTGATTGAGACGGTACTCATGCGTCAACACTATGGTTTGTCTGTCTGTGTGACCACTCAGGTCGGCTGTAATATCGGTTGTACCTTCTGTGCTTCTGGTTTGATTAAGAAACAACGTGACCTCAATAATGGTGAAATTGTAGCGCAAATCATGCTGGTTCAGAAGTACTTTGATGAGCGTGGTCAGGACGAACGCGTCAGCCATATCGTTGTCATGGGAATTGGTGAACCATTTGATAATTACAACAATGTCTTGAATTTCGTTCGTACTATCAATGATGACAAGGGAATGGCCATCGGTGCTCGTCACATTACGGTTTCAACCTCAGGTTTGGCCCATAAAATTCGTGATTTTGCTAATGAAGGTGTTCAGGTCAATCTTGCCGTTTCCCTTCACGCACCTAACAATGAGTTGCGTTCAAGCATCATGAAGATTAACCGTGCCTTTCCGATTGAAAAACTCTTTGCAGCTATTGAGTATTATATCGAAACAACCAATCGCCGTGTGACCTTTGAGTATATCATGCTCAATGAAGTCAATGACGGTGTAGAACAAGCCTTGGAATTGGCTGAATTGCTCAAGAACATCAAGAAATTGTCTTATGTAAACTTGATTCCTTATAACCCAGTTAGTGAGCATGACCAATATAGCCGTAGTCCTAAAGAGCGCGTCCTGGCCTTTTATGATACGCTTAAGAAAAAAGGGGTTAACTGTGTGGTTCGTCAAGAGCACGGAACAGATATTGATGCAGCTTGTGGACAATTGCGTTCCAATACAATGAAACGTGACCGCCAGAAAGCAGTCGCAGCAGTCAATCCTTAA
- a CDS encoding MazG nucleotide pyrophosphohydrolase domain-containing protein, translating to MKDLTFRQLQDYLLEHYQQFRTEEGLFMKLVEEVGEVAEVLNGRSGRKEGVQDSNEELAKELADIIHYTIATAAINDIDLTKTIFEKDKTAAIKYQHERDLEGFLKGK from the coding sequence ATGAAGGATTTAACGTTTAGACAATTACAAGACTACTTACTCGAACATTACCAGCAGTTTCGGACTGAGGAAGGTCTTTTTATGAAGTTAGTGGAGGAAGTCGGGGAAGTAGCTGAGGTTTTGAATGGTCGTTCTGGTAGAAAAGAGGGCGTTCAGGATTCTAACGAGGAACTAGCAAAAGAACTTGCTGATATCATTCACTACACCATCGCAACCGCGGCTATCAACGATATTGATCTAACCAAAACCATCTTTGAGAAAGATAAAACTGCAGCCATTAAGTACCAACATGAACGTGATTTGGAAGGATTTTTGAAAGGGAAGTAA
- the kphA gene encoding RNA-binding protein KphA, whose translation MDTIENLIIAIVKPLISQPDALTIKIEDTPEFLEYHLDLDQSDVGRVIGRKGRTISAIRTIVYSVPTEDKKVRIVIDEK comes from the coding sequence ATGGATACGATTGAAAATCTCATTATTGCGATTGTGAAACCCTTGATTTCACAACCAGATGCCTTAACTATCAAGATTGAAGATACACCAGAGTTTTTGGAATATCATTTGGATCTTGATCAAAGTGATGTGGGTCGTGTAATCGGTCGTAAGGGTCGCACTATTTCTGCGATAAGAACGATTGTCTACTCTGTCCCAACTGAAGACAAAAAAGTAAGAATCGTTATTGACGAAAAATAA
- a CDS encoding VanZ family protein, whose protein sequence is MMKKTYNHILVWGVIFYSICIVYFCFTPQEQSPVGVETPGIQHLGRLVFLLTPFNSLWKLGEVSDIGQLCWIFLQNILNVFLLFPLVFQLLYLLPNLRKTRKVIFFSFLVSLGIECTQLVLDFFFDFNRVFEVDDLWTNTLGGYLAWLLYKQLHKNKIRN, encoded by the coding sequence ATGATGAAGAAGACTTATAATCATATTTTGGTCTGGGGAGTCATTTTCTATAGCATTTGCATTGTCTATTTTTGCTTTACTCCTCAAGAACAATCTCCCGTGGGAGTGGAAACTCCAGGTATTCAGCATCTTGGACGCCTGGTTTTTCTTTTGACTCCTTTCAATTCTCTCTGGAAACTGGGTGAAGTAAGTGACATTGGACAATTATGTTGGATTTTTCTACAAAATATCCTCAATGTCTTCTTGCTTTTTCCTCTTGTTTTCCAACTCCTTTATCTCCTTCCAAACTTGCGTAAGACAAGAAAAGTGATTTTTTTCAGTTTTCTAGTGAGTCTTGGAATCGAGTGTACGCAGTTGGTCTTGGATTTTTTCTTTGATTTTAATCGCGTCTTTGAGGTTGATGATTTGTGGACCAATACCTTGGGTGGCTATTTGGCTTGGCTCCTCTATAAACAATTACATAAAAACAAGATAAGGAATTAA
- the rimM gene encoding ribosome maturation factor RimM (Essential for efficient processing of 16S rRNA), with protein MNYFNVGKIVNTQGLQGEMRVLSVTDFAEERFKKGAELALFDEKDQFVQTVTIASHRKQKNFDIIKFKDMYHINAIEKYKGYSLKVAEEDLNDLDDGEFYYHEIIGLEVYEGDNLIGTIKEILQPGANDVWVVKRKGKRDLLLPYIPPVVLNVDIPNNRVDVEILEGLDDED; from the coding sequence ATGAACTACTTTAATGTTGGGAAAATCGTCAATACACAGGGGTTGCAGGGTGAGATGCGAGTCTTGTCTGTGACGGATTTTGCAGAAGAACGGTTTAAAAAAGGGGCTGAGCTGGCTTTGTTTGATGAAAAAGATCAGTTTGTTCAAACAGTGACCATTGCTAGCCACCGTAAACAGAAGAACTTTGACATTATTAAATTCAAAGATATGTACCATATCAATGCTATTGAAAAGTATAAGGGATACAGTCTCAAGGTTGCTGAGGAAGATTTGAATGACCTAGACGATGGTGAATTTTATTATCACGAGATTATCGGTTTGGAAGTCTATGAGGGTGATAACTTGATTGGAACCATCAAAGAAATCCTGCAACCAGGTGCCAACGATGTCTGGGTGGTCAAGCGAAAAGGCAAGCGTGACTTGCTCTTGCCTTATATCCCACCAGTAGTTCTCAATGTTGATATTCCAAATAACCGCGTCGATGTGGAAATCTTAGAAGGGTTAGACGATGAAGATTGA
- a CDS encoding helix-turn-helix transcriptional regulator codes for MAKESKIITNLKSVRESTGMTQQELADLIGMRRETILHLENNRYNPSLEMALRIAQVFNLKVEDLFELRQNEEA; via the coding sequence ATGGCCAAAGAAAGCAAGATTATTACTAATCTCAAATCTGTTCGTGAGTCCACAGGCATGACCCAGCAGGAGTTAGCCGACCTCATCGGCATGCGACGCGAGACAATTCTGCACTTGGAAAATAACCGTTACAACCCTTCGCTGGAAATGGCTCTTAGAATTGCTCAAGTTTTTAATCTGAAAGTAGAAGACCTCTTTGAACTCAGACAGAACGAGGAAGCATAA
- a CDS encoding biotin transporter BioY — protein sequence MKKAHVYAIPAIGAALIAVLAQITLPIGPVPFTLQNFAIGLIATVFRPREAVLSVGLYLLLGAIGLPVFAGGGAGLQVLVGPTAGYLWFYLVYSGLTSSLTNSKSGVVKIFLANLLGDTLVFVGGILSLHFLAGMAFEKALVVGVLPFIIPDLGKLLAISFISRPLLQRLKNQAYFAN from the coding sequence TTGAAAAAAGCTCACGTTTATGCCATCCCTGCTATTGGGGCTGCTCTCATTGCTGTATTGGCACAAATCACCCTTCCAATTGGACCTGTTCCCTTCACTCTGCAAAACTTTGCAATCGGCTTGATTGCTACTGTCTTTAGACCGAGAGAGGCTGTACTTTCTGTCGGACTCTATCTTCTTCTAGGTGCTATCGGTCTTCCTGTCTTTGCAGGAGGTGGAGCTGGATTGCAGGTGTTGGTTGGTCCTACTGCAGGTTATCTTTGGTTTTATCTTGTCTACTCTGGACTTACTTCTTCCCTAACTAACAGCAAGAGTGGTGTTGTCAAGATTTTTCTTGCAAACCTCTTGGGTGATACACTTGTCTTTGTTGGCGGGATTCTCAGCTTACATTTTCTTGCTGGAATGGCATTTGAAAAAGCTCTTGTTGTGGGAGTTCTTCCCTTTATTATCCCAGACCTTGGTAAACTTCTAGCTATTAGTTTTATTAGCCGTCCACTACTTCAACGCCTTAAAAATCAGGCTTACTTTGCTAACTAA
- a CDS encoding alpha/beta hydrolase, whose amino-acid sequence MKRFEVSTEIGSLSVTYQKQKKILVCLSGAGFLPSYENFSLILEKLPPTIGYLTIDFPNTGRSPIHDQAGKNLDNLADAVYEVFEELGISEYILCVHSLSGILACKLLNKPIKCQALVAIEPTTKKVMFADFSENPYPEMEEQMRLIDEYGPELYFKNLTQATFSPEINKEIWEIMQEKGSELENQDPGFQISGEITKEDFENLSIEAYTPVFIFCQVYREKEYRESKYWTSNTKLILGGNHHYLQWSEAEKIATIIRELSE is encoded by the coding sequence ATGAAGAGGTTTGAAGTATCTACAGAGATTGGTAGTCTCTCTGTTACTTATCAAAAGCAAAAGAAAATACTAGTTTGTTTAAGTGGCGCAGGTTTTCTACCAAGTTATGAAAATTTTTCACTTATACTTGAAAAACTTCCTCCTACAATTGGTTATTTGACAATTGATTTTCCGAACACAGGTAGGAGTCCGATTCATGACCAAGCTGGAAAAAATCTAGATAATCTTGCAGATGCGGTTTATGAAGTATTTGAAGAATTAGGGATTTCTGAATATATACTTTGTGTACATAGTTTGAGTGGAATTTTAGCTTGTAAATTGCTCAACAAACCAATTAAGTGTCAGGCTTTAGTAGCAATTGAACCGACAACTAAAAAAGTCATGTTTGCTGATTTTTCAGAAAATCCTTATCCAGAAATGGAAGAGCAGATGAGACTGATTGACGAGTATGGTCCTGAACTTTATTTTAAGAACTTAACTCAAGCAACATTTAGCCCTGAAATTAATAAAGAAATCTGGGAAATAATGCAGGAAAAAGGCTCAGAGTTGGAAAATCAAGATCCAGGATTTCAGATATCTGGAGAGATTACTAAGGAAGATTTTGAGAATTTGTCGATAGAAGCTTATACCCCTGTATTTATTTTTTGTCAGGTTTATAGAGAAAAAGAGTACAGAGAATCAAAATATTGGACTTCCAATACTAAACTCATTTTAGGAGGGAATCACCATTATTTACAGTGGTCTGAAGCCGAAAAAATTGCGACTATTATTCGAGAATTGTCAGAATAA
- a CDS encoding peptidylprolyl isomerase translates to MKKLATLLLLSTVALAGCSNIQRSLRGDDYVDSSLAAEESSKAAAQSAKELNDALTNENANFPQLSKEVAEDEAEVILHTSQGDIRIKLFPKLAPLAVENFLTHAKEGYYNGITFHRVIDGFMVQTGDPKGDGTGGQSIWHDKDKAKDKGTGFKNEITPYLYNIRGALSMANTGQPNTNGSQFFINQNSTDTSAKLPTSKYPKKIIEVYKEGGNPSLDGKHPVFGQVIDGMDVVDKIAKAEKDEKDKPTTAITIDSIEVVKDYNFKS, encoded by the coding sequence ATGAAAAAACTAGCAACCCTTCTTTTACTATCCACTGTAGCCCTAGCTGGATGTAGCAACATCCAACGTAGTTTGCGTGGTGATGACTATGTAGATTCTAGCTTGGCCGCTGAGGAAAGCTCCAAAGCAGCAGCTCAATCTGCCAAGGAGTTAAACGATGCTTTAACAAACGAAAACGCCAATTTCCCACAACTATCTAAAGAAGTTGCTGAAGACGAGGCTGAAGTGATTCTCCACACAAGTCAAGGCGATATCCGTATCAAACTCTTCCCTAAACTCGCTCCTCTAGCGGTTGAAAACTTCCTCACTCATGCTAAAGAAGGCTACTATAACGGTATTACCTTCCACCGTGTCATCGATGGCTTCATGGTTCAAACTGGAGATCCAAAAGGGGACGGTACAGGTGGTCAGTCCATCTGGCATGACAAGGATAAGGCTAAAGACAAGGGAACTGGTTTCAAAAACGAGATTACTCCTTATCTCTATAACATCCGTGGTGCTCTTTCTATGGCTAATACTGGTCAACCAAACACCAATGGCAGCCAGTTCTTCATCAACCAAAACTCTACAGATACCTCTGCTAAACTCCCTACAAGCAAGTATCCAAAGAAAATCATCGAAGTCTATAAAGAAGGGGGAAACCCTAGTCTAGATGGCAAACACCCAGTCTTTGGCCAAGTGATTGACGGTATGGATGTAGTAGATAAAATTGCTAAAGCCGAAAAAGATGAGAAAGACAAACCAACGACTGCTATTACTATCGATAGCATCGAAGTGGTGAAAGACTACAATTTTAAATCTTAA
- a CDS encoding ATP cone domain-containing protein, translated as MQVIKRDGEIAEFNPDKIYQAILKAAQTVYVLTDDLRQNLAQVTKKVVLDLEEAKVERATISMIQSMVEHRLLGAGYITIAEHYISYRLQRDLERSGYGDHIAVHLHFEQIR; from the coding sequence ATGCAAGTAATCAAACGTGATGGAGAAATTGCTGAATTTAATCCAGACAAGATTTACCAAGCTATCTTAAAGGCAGCCCAGACAGTCTATGTATTGACAGATGATTTGCGTCAAAACCTTGCACAAGTCACTAAGAAAGTGGTTTTGGATTTGGAAGAGGCCAAGGTGGAACGTGCTACCATTAGCATGATTCAGTCTATGGTTGAACATCGTTTACTGGGAGCAGGTTACATTACCATTGCAGAACACTACATTTCCTATCGTCTACAACGTGATTTGGAAAGAAGTGGTTATGGAGATCATATCGCAGTTCATTTACATTTTGAACAAATTCGCTAA
- the rpsP gene encoding 30S ribosomal protein S16: protein MAVKIRLTRMGSKKKPFYRINVADSRSPRDGRFIETVGTYNPLVAENQVTLKEDRVLAWLADGAQPSDTVRNILSKEGVLKKFHDSKFSK from the coding sequence ATGGCAGTTAAAATCCGTTTGACTCGTATGGGTTCTAAGAAAAAACCTTTCTACCGTATCAACGTAGCAGATTCACGTTCACCACGTGACGGACGTTTCATCGAAACAGTTGGAACTTACAACCCACTTGTTGCTGAAAACCAAGTAACTTTGAAAGAAGACCGCGTTCTTGCATGGTTGGCTGATGGAGCTCAACCTTCAGATACAGTTCGCAACATCCTTTCAAAAGAAGGTGTATTGAAAAAATTCCACGATTCTAAATTCTCAAAATAA
- a CDS encoding ABC-F family ATP-binding cassette domain-containing protein produces the protein MSILEVKNLSHGFGDRAIFEDVSFRLLKGEHIGLVGANGEGKSTFMSIVTGKMLPDEGKVEWSKYVTAGYLDQHSVLEEGQSVRDVLRTAFDELFKAEARINDLYMEMAEDGADVDALMEEVGELQDRLESRDFYTLDAKIDEVARALGVMDFGMDTDVTSLSGGQRTKVLLAKLLLEKPDILLLDEPTNYLDAEHIDWLKRYLQNYENAFVLISHDIPFLNDVINIVYHVENQQLTRYSGDYYQFQEVYAMKKSQLEAAYERQQKEIADLKDFVARNKARVATRNMAMSRQKKLDKMDIIELQSEKPKPSFDFKPARTPGRFIFQAKDLQIGYERPLTKPLNLTFERNQKVAIIGANGIGKTTLLKSLLGIIPPIAGEVERGDYLELGYFEQEVEGGNRQTPLEAVWNAFPALNQAEVRAALARCGLTTKHIESQIQVLSGGEQAKVRFCLLMNRENNVLVLDEPTNHLDVDAKDELKRALKEYKGSILMVCHEPDFYEGWMDQIWDFNNLT, from the coding sequence ATGAGTATTTTAGAAGTTAAAAATCTGAGTCACGGTTTTGGTGACCGTGCAATTTTTGAAGATGTGTCCTTCCGTCTCCTCAAGGGAGAACATATCGGTCTGGTCGGTGCTAATGGTGAAGGGAAATCAACCTTTATGAGCATCGTGACTGGTAAGATGTTGCCAGATGAAGGGAAGGTTGAGTGGTCTAAATATGTGACTGCTGGTTACTTGGACCAACATTCTGTCTTGGAAGAAGGTCAGTCTGTTCGCGATGTTCTCCGTACGGCCTTTGATGAGCTTTTCAAAGCTGAAGCTCGTATCAATGACCTTTATATGGAAATGGCTGAAGACGGTGCGGATGTTGATGCTCTAATGGAAGAAGTTGGCGAACTGCAAGATCGTCTGGAGAGTCGTGATTTCTATACCTTGGATGCTAAGATTGATGAAGTGGCACGTGCCCTTGGTGTCATGGACTTTGGCATGGATACAGATGTAACCTCTTTGTCAGGTGGACAAAGAACCAAGGTGCTTTTGGCTAAACTTCTCCTTGAAAAGCCTGATATCCTACTTTTGGATGAGCCGACCAACTACTTGGATGCTGAGCATATTGATTGGCTCAAGCGCTATCTCCAAAACTATGAGAATGCCTTTGTTCTTATTTCACATGATATCCCATTCCTGAACGATGTGATTAATATTGTCTACCATGTGGAAAATCAACAGCTGACGCGTTATTCTGGTGACTACTACCAGTTCCAAGAAGTCTATGCTATGAAGAAATCTCAGCTAGAGGCAGCCTACGAACGTCAGCAAAAAGAAATTGCAGACCTTAAGGACTTCGTCGCTCGAAACAAAGCGCGTGTTGCAACACGAAACATGGCCATGTCCCGCCAGAAGAAATTGGATAAGATGGATATTATCGAACTGCAAAGTGAGAAACCAAAGCCATCCTTTGATTTTAAACCAGCTCGTACACCAGGTCGCTTTATCTTTCAAGCCAAGGATTTGCAGATTGGATATGAACGTCCTCTGACTAAGCCACTAAATCTTACTTTTGAACGTAATCAGAAAGTTGCTATTATCGGGGCAAATGGTATCGGGAAAACAACTCTCTTGAAGAGTCTCTTGGGAATTATTCCACCAATCGCTGGGGAAGTGGAACGCGGTGACTACCTAGAACTCGGTTATTTTGAACAAGAAGTAGAAGGTGGTAATCGTCAAACACCACTAGAAGCAGTTTGGAATGCATTTCCAGCTCTCAACCAAGCTGAAGTCCGTGCAGCCCTTGCCCGTTGTGGTTTGACCACTAAGCATATTGAAAGCCAAATTCAGGTCTTGTCAGGTGGGGAACAAGCCAAGGTTCGTTTCTGTCTCTTGATGAATCGTGAAAACAACGTTTTAGTGTTGGACGAGCCGACCAACCACCTGGATGTGGATGCCAAGGATGAGCTCAAGCGTGCCCTCAAAGAATACAAGGGATCTATTCTTATGGTCTGCCACGAACCAGACTTCTATGAAGGCTGGATGGACCAAATCTGGGATTTTAATAATCTAACTTAA
- a CDS encoding YdbC family protein, with the protein MAEFTFEIEEHLLTLSENEKGWTKEINRVSFNGAPAKFDIRAWSPDHTKMGKGITLSNEEFQTMVDAFKGN; encoded by the coding sequence ATGGCAGAATTTACATTTGAAATTGAAGAGCACTTGTTGACTCTTTCTGAAAACGAAAAAGGTTGGACCAAGGAAATCAACCGTGTGAGCTTTAATGGTGCCCCTGCAAAGTTTGATATTCGTGCTTGGAGTCCAGATCATACTAAAATGGGCAAAGGGATTACTCTTTCCAATGAAGAATTTCAAACAATGGTGGATGCTTTTAAAGGTAACTAA
- the trmD gene encoding tRNA (guanosine(37)-N1)-methyltransferase TrmD, producing the protein MKIDILTLFPEMFSPLEHSIVGKAREKGLLDIQYHNFRENAEKARHVDDEPYGGGQGMLLRAQPIFDAFDAIEKKNPRVILLDPAGKQFDQAYAEDLAQEEELIFICGHYEGYDERIKTLVTDEISLGDYVLTGGELAAMTMIDATVRLIPEVIGKESSHQDDSFSSGLLEYPQYTRPYDYRGMVVPDVLMSGHHEKIRQWRLYESLKKTYERRPDLLEHYQLTAEEEKMLAEIKENK; encoded by the coding sequence ATGAAGATTGATATTTTAACCCTCTTTCCAGAGATGTTTTCTCCACTGGAGCACTCAATTGTAGGAAAGGCTCGAGAAAAAGGGCTCTTGGATATCCAGTATCATAATTTTCGAGAAAATGCTGAAAAGGCCCGCCATGTAGACGATGAGCCCTACGGAGGTGGTCAGGGGATGTTGCTCCGAGCCCAACCCATTTTCGATGCCTTTGATGCTATTGAAAAGAAAAATCCGCGCGTTATTCTCCTCGATCCAGCTGGAAAGCAGTTTGATCAGGCTTATGCTGAGGATTTGGCTCAAGAAGAGGAACTGATCTTTATCTGTGGTCACTATGAGGGCTATGATGAGCGTATTAAGACCTTGGTGACAGATGAGATTTCCCTGGGAGACTATGTCTTGACTGGTGGGGAATTGGCAGCTATGACCATGATTGATGCTACAGTACGCCTGATTCCAGAAGTGATTGGCAAGGAGTCTAGCCACCAAGATGATAGTTTTTCTTCTGGGCTTCTCGAGTATCCTCAGTACACGCGTCCCTATGATTATCGAGGCATGGTTGTCCCAGATGTTCTGATGAGCGGGCACCATGAAAAGATTCGTCAGTGGCGCCTGTATGAGAGTTTAAAGAAAACCTATGAACGCAGACCGGATTTGCTTGAACATTATCAACTGACAGCAGAAGAAGAAAAAATGCTGGCAGAAATTAAAGAAAACAAATAA
- a CDS encoding DUF3796 domain-containing protein, producing MKKSQKMRGLIAMIAVALFIDFIVLFGSNLSWGPKLVITGISVLGQIIAIWGWLHMKPWPHKSQKGKGKIIFDLSVKLYTILVFAASIFYTVGIWVATPSVSSGIKEWSFGIILVIEVILFGFFSLKNVKETPDERFYANLAKAASLMFVFMLGALMILAVSIGYIGSLTLYMGQIFISIAALILIFAVVYFILERRG from the coding sequence ATGAAAAAAAGTCAAAAAATGCGTGGCCTCATTGCAATGATTGCCGTAGCTCTCTTTATTGATTTTATTGTTTTATTTGGTTCTAATCTTAGTTGGGGACCCAAGTTAGTTATTACTGGTATTTCAGTGTTAGGTCAAATTATAGCTATTTGGGGCTGGCTACATATGAAACCATGGCCTCATAAAAGTCAGAAAGGTAAGGGAAAGATTATTTTCGACTTGTCTGTTAAGCTTTACACGATACTTGTGTTTGCAGCAAGCATTTTTTATACAGTAGGGATTTGGGTTGCAACCCCTAGCGTAAGTTCTGGTATTAAAGAATGGAGTTTCGGAATTATCCTCGTTATTGAAGTGATTCTATTTGGTTTTTTCTCTTTAAAAAATGTCAAGGAAACTCCGGACGAACGCTTTTATGCTAATTTAGCAAAGGCAGCTAGCTTGATGTTTGTTTTTATGCTAGGTGCACTGATGATCCTAGCAGTTAGCATTGGATATATAGGGTCTCTCACGCTTTACATGGGCCAGATCTTTATTAGCATAGCTGCCTTGATTCTCATCTTTGCGGTTGTCTATTTTATCTTGGAACGGAGAGGATAA